Part of the Spiroplasma turonicum genome, AACTTTTGATAAATTGAATAAAATAATCCTTTAACTGAATTTTGAATTGCATTTGAATTAATTTTTTTAAAATTATCATTATCTTCGAATTTAGCATCTTTAATTATAGAAAGTGAATTATTGTAATAACTATCAACTTTAATATTTTCTACTTCACCGCTTGAGTCTGGCGTTAATAAATTACCAAATTTTTTATACTTTATTGAGTTAATTTTACCATTTTTTTCAAATTCATATTCAAATAATGGTTTATTAGTAATTTTAAAATCTAAGAACTTAGTATTTAAATCATCGTCTGATTCATTTTCTAATTTATACTTAAAAAATAGACTTATTTCCTGTTTATTATCTTTTTTATTAGAATCATCCCAAAAATTGTGATCTAAAATAGTTTTTAAATCTTTAATTTTACCAGTACTGGTTGAAAATATCGCTTTAGTTAAGGTGTCATTTGATTTATATATATTAAAATCTAATTCATTTCCAAAAAACGTATTTTTACCTTTTAGTTCAGTTTCATTTACATCAAAATTATTAAATCTAAATCCTATTAACTTTATTATTTCATTACTTAAATTAGATAAAACTTCTCTATCATTATTACTTTCTTTATTTAGATTTAAACTATCAACACTAATAGTTTTATATTGCTTATAGTCTCATAAATTTTGGATGTCAGATAATTTTTTATAAGTATTATCAGTAGCCACTTGACAACTAACTATTGTACTAGTTGATGTTGCAATTATTGATAAACTTAATAAACTGAATAATAACTTCTTAAATCTGTTCATTTTGCTCACCTTTTCATATATATATTATCATATTAAACTTATTCTTTTATCAAATCTTTAAATGGGTTATTAAATGTTGAATTATCAAGCATTTGGATCTCATCTTTATATGGACAGAAATTGTTAATTCATGGTGTTTCTAATATAATTGGAATATTTTTAAAAATAGGATTATGAACAATTTTATTTAAAACATCAAAACCTATTTTTCCATATCCAATATTATGATGTCTATCTTTATGAGAATTTATTTCATTTTTACTATCATTTAGATGAATTACTGATAGCTTTTCAAGACCTATTTTCAAATCAAACTCATTTATAACATCATTAAGGTTATTTTTTATATCATAACCAGCATCATTTATATGACAAGTATCAATACAAACACTTAACTTATCATTACATTTTGAGTTTGTTAATACATATTTTAATTGATCAAAGTTAGTACATATTTCAGTTCCTTTTCCAGACATAGTTTCAAGTGCTACTGTAATATCTATATTTATTATATCTTTATCTAAGAGGACCATATCCAATCCTTTTATTAAGCTATCTAAAGCAACTTGTAGTTCAGCTCCAACGGCTGCTCCAGGGTGCAAAACTAACTTACTTACACCGATATCATTAAGTCTAAGTATTTCTTCTTTTAAAAGTCTAACACCTAAATCAAAAGTATCTTTTTTTATAGTATTGGCAAGATTAATTGTATATGGACCATGACATACAAGTTTAGATTTATTAAAATTATATTTAATCAATAATTCATTAAATTCTTTTATTTTTAACTTACTAGTTTCAGTTCTACGTGTGTTTTGAGGGGCACCAGTGAAGAACATAAAGGTATTAGCATTATTTGTTATAGCTTCTTCTACACTACCTACTAGATAGTTGTTTGTAGCATTCATTCCAACATGACAACCTAAAAAATAATCTCTTTTATTCATAAATCTCCTTATTAAATTTATTCTTACAATAATTTACGTCTTTTTCTAATAATTGTTTTAATTCATCTAAGGAATTAACTTTAACATTATTTCTTAGTCATTCAAGTAACTGAATCGTTACTGTTCAATCATAGATTTCCATATCAAAATTTAATATATGAACTTCAAATACCTCTTGATTTAGTTCATTTTTCCAATAACAACCAGCACCAATAAAAGTTTTATTTAAATGATGTATAAAAACTGAACAAGCATAAATTCCATAATTAATAATTAGTTTATTTTTTATTATTATATTAATTGTTGGAAAACCAATTGTTCTCCCAAGTTGCTTACCTTTTTGAACAACTCCATCAATTTTATAAAAACAACCAGTTATCTTTTGAAAAGTTGCAAAATCATTATTTACAATGGATATGTATGCATCACTGTCTAGTTTTTTTTCATTAAAGTCATCAATTATTATACAATTATCATTATAGAATTCTTTAAAAGTTTTAGTGTTAAAAACTTTATTAATATAGTAATTTTCTGGAATTAATACTTTTTTAAATAAAAGTTCATTATTCATATTATTGAAAAGATCTAATTTATTGAAACTTAAATAGTTATCATTGTAATCATATATTATTAAATTATCTATATTTAAATTCTTAGATATCTTAATTATATTATCCATATTAAATAAACCTTCGTTTAAAGGTTTATTTCTAAACAAAATAATACTTGTTTCACAATTTAATTCAGTTGCTATTTTCTTTAATTTATTTATATTATTGTTATCAAATGTACTTCAATTTGAAAAATCACTAATGTATACAACAGATTCATTAATAATAACTTTTAATTTTATTAAATAATTGAAGTAATGAATTTTTAACATTTAATCACCTATTAATTAGTTTCTTTAATTAATACTTTATTTTTTATATATTGAATTTCTAATTCTAAATAAACTAATTTTTCTTTAATAGAAACTATATCTTTATAGTTTTGCTCTTTATTTCTTCTTTTTGATAAAGTCACTGAATATATAAACAACCCAACTACTGGAATCAATAATCACCATAAAAGTCCTTTTCTAATTCTTTTATCATTTCTTTTTTCTATAATTAGAAGTTCTTCATATTCTGATTCGATTTTTTTTAGCTTTTCTTCAGCGTCTTTTACTGAAATATCATTGTATTCTTCAAACATTTTATACCTAATTTAATTCTATTTTTTTAATAATTTGTTCAACTAAGTCTTTCATTGATTGAAAGATTATCTTAATTTCGTTTGTATTTGATAAAAACTTTTGCTTATCTGATTCTATTCCTATTCCTTCTAGATATGAATAAATTTTTTTAGTATTTTTAACAAAATTGATAAACTCATTAATTACTTTAATTTTATTATCAAAAAATCTTTGTGTTAATATTTTTTTAAAAATATCATCAACAGTTTTATAAAGTGTTTTATTTCAAGATTTAATGTTAAATTTACTTATTATATTTATATAATTATTAGAATAAATATCAATCTGTTTTTCAAAGAAAATGTGAATTTTTTGCTTTAAATCGCTTGAATTATCTAAAAAAATCTTGTTTTCAAAAAATCTATTTCATTCCTGTTCAGTTTGATAAAAATAATTATATCTTTGTGTTATAAGTGTTAACATTAAACTTAATTCGTATTCATTAACTCAAATATTCTTTTTAAAATATTCATTTAATTGATTGAATAATTTACCACAATCATCACTTTTGCTTATTGATATAAGATCATTTTGTTGTTTTGTATTTAAATTAAATTTTTTATTTAAAATTAATCCTTTTACATCCTTTTTGTAAAAATCAAATATTATTTTATCTATACTTATATTAAAATTCATATTTAAACTCCATTTAATTTATCTCTTTTAATTTTATCTTAAAATTTTATTTTTTGCTATAAAATATAGTATTATTAATATAGTCTTTTTATAAGAGGTGAAGAATGTTTTTAGGAACAATATTAACATGCATTGCAGGTTATTTTATAGGAAGTTTTTCTTTTTCAATTTTGGTTGTAAAAATAAAAAAGGGACAAGATATACGTAAACTTGGAAGTAAAAATGCAGGTGCCACAAATGCAAGTAGAGTCATTGGCCTTAAATGAGGAATATTAATAATGTTTCTTGATTCATTTAAAGTTGTACTAACTGCTGTAGTTGCTTTGCTATTTAATTTAATAAATTCTGATTTATTTAATATGACAAGTTTCTATATACCATTATTTTTTACATTAATTGGTCATTGTTGACCTATATATTATAAATTTAAAGGAGGAAAAGCAGTAAGTTGTTTTTTAGGTCTTATTCTAGTTACGAACTTTATCCTGTTTTTTGTTTTTATAATTAGTGGTTTATTAATATTTTTTACATTTAAAAAAGTTAGTTTATCATCAATATGTGCATCATTATTAGTATGTATATTGATGTGAGTTCCATATATTTCTGGTAATAATAATTTCGATATTAATGGTTTAAATTTCTTTAATAAAGCATATTCAAATGGTTTATATTTTGTGTGGTTCAACAAGTTCCATGATTTAAATAAAAATTATAATTTTTATGACAGTTTTTTAACAATAAATATAGTTACAACAATATCTACATTATTTTTAGTTTATAAACATAAGGCTAATATTAAAAGATTATTAAGTGGAACAGAGCCAAAATTTAAGAAAAAGTAAAATACTATTTAAAATTTGTCAATAAATTTTAAATAGTATTTTTGTAATATAATTTCATTTTTTACAAATTCTGTTATTGTTAATTTGCTTTCTCCATGACCAGGATATATTTGATAAGACGTTTCAAATGATGAAAAAAATCATTTCAATGTGCTTATAATATCTGATTTTTCGATCCCTTTTTCAAAAGCACCAATTATTAAAGGGTCTTGTCCTTTTGTTATTAAATCTCCTGAAAATACAGAATTTATTTTATCTTGTTCAATTACTAGTGAACCAGATGTATGCGATTTTCTCAAATATATTTTGAAATCATAACCATCTAATTGTATTGTCATATCATTTAAAACTACTTTAAGATTGTCTAAAGGCTTAACAGAGTAAGCTTCAACACCTTCAAACAGGAGACTTGTATTTTTATGAGGTTCAAATAAGTTTAATAAATCAGAGTATCCAATATATATATTAGGTTTATCATGAGCTTCTGATATTTCATTTAGACCATAAAAATGACCAAAATGGCCGTGTGTTATTATTATATTTTTTATTATTATATTTTTTTTAATAGTAAAATCAATAATTTTTTTATATTCTCTATAACCTGTATCTATAAGAACCGCATTATTTTTTTCTGTGCATAACAAGTATCCATTTGTACTTCTAAAGTTTTTATCTTGAAACGTGTACAATAACATAATTATACCTTACGTTATTTCCCTCTTTTAACGGCATTCATAGTTTTTTTAATATCTGCTTCAGATGGTTTTCTACCCATACTTCTATACATTGCTCTAATTTGATTTTCATTTATAGGTGGGTTATCTTTTAGTTGTTTTTGGATAACCTTTCTTGTAATTATAAAACCTAAAATTCCACCAATTATTGCAGCAACAATAGCAATAATAAGTCCAGCTCATCAAGGTATCATTAGTATTTCTCCTTTTTTCTATAAGTAACTTTGCTTTTAATTATACAATTAATAATATACCATATAAATTTACTTATTCATATCTAAAATTTTATTAGCAATAGTTATTGGATCAAAATTAATATGATCTAAAACATGATTAAAAGGCGCAGAGTGTCCAAAAGTATCTATACCAAAAGCAAAACCATCATCGCCAAGGAATTTATGTCAGCCAAAAGTCGATGACAATTCTATTGAATATCTTTTAGTTTTAGTATCGATTATTGATTCTATATATTCTTTATCTTGTTTTAAAAATAAATTCATATTAACCATTGAAATTAATTTAACCTTTTTATTATTATTATTTAAAATTTCTTTGACTTTTAATGCTAATGAAACTTCACTTCCGGTTGCAATAAGTGTAATTGTACTATTTGTGTCTTCTTCTAAAACATATGCACCCCTATTAACGTCCTCTACTACCCTACTTATATCTTTGTGTTTTAATTCTTCTAAATTTTGTCTAGTAGCTAATATTATACTAGGTTTATTTTTATTATTACAAATTGCATCATAATATGATGCAATAGTTTCTGTCATATCACAAGGTCTGTAAACAGAAATATTGGGGATTGATCTTAACATTGCTAATTGTTCAATTGGTTGATGTGTTGGTCCATCTTCACCAACTGCTATTGAATCGTGGGTAAATACCATTAATTTTTGAATACCCATTAAAGCAGATAATCTTATAGCTGGTTTCATGTAATCTGAAAAAACAAAAAAGCCACTTTCAATTGGGTATAAACCACCGTGTAATGCAATACCATTATTTATTGCACTCATTGCAAATTCCCTAACCCCATACATAATATTTCTGCCTAATTTATTGTTATAGTCATAATTTCCATCAGGTCCTTTTATTTTTGTAGACTCACTTAAATCAGCACTGCCACCAATAAAAGCTTTTATTTTACTTGAAATGTAATTGAAAGTTTCACCAGAGCTAACTCTTGTTGCTTGTGTTGTATTTTTGTTTAAACTAAATAATTCATCAATATTAATTTTTCAATTTTTATTAATGTACATTTCCAACTCATTTGCCAAATCAGGATATTCTAACTTGTATTTAGCAAATAAATCATTTCAATCATCATTACACTTTTGTCCTTTTTTAGAAACATTTGTTTCGTAAAAGTCGTATATGCTTTGAGGTATTTCAAATGAATTATATTTTCAATTCAATTTATCCTTTACATTTTGAATATCATTGCCAAGTGGTGCTCCATGAACTTTTGTAGTTCCTTGATTTGTAGAAGCAAAACCAATAATAGTTTTAACTTCAATATATGTTGGTTTGTCTTGTTTTTTAGCTTCATTAATAGCTTCATTAATAGCATCAATATCTTCGCCATCATTAACTCTAATTGTGTTTCAATTAGCAGCTTCAAATTTTTTGATCATATTTTCTGATTGTGCTTCACTAACTTTAGCATCTAGTTGAATGTCATTTGAATCATGTAAAACAATAAGCTTATTTAGTTTATATCTACCTGCAAAAGAAATTGCTTCTTGACAAACCCCTTCTTGCAAATCACCATCTCCACATAAAACATATGTGTAGTGATCTATTATTTTAAAATTGTCTTTATTGTATTTTTCAGATAAATGAGATTCTGCTAATGCCATACCGACACCCATTGCAAATCCTTGTCCTAAAGGACCTGTTGTAGCTTCTACACCATCTGTTATTCCAAATTCTGGATGCCCTGGTGTTATTGAACCTATTTGTCTAAAGTTTTTTAAATCATTAATTGATACATTAAAACCTGATAAATGTAATATAGAGTATAAAAGTGCACTTCCATGACCAGCACTTAAAATAAATCTATCTCTATTTATTCATTTTGGGTTTTTAGGATTTATAATCATTTGATTTACAAATAATGCATAACACATAGGTGCTGCATCTAATACTATTCCAGGATGACCTGAATTTGCTTTATTTATTGCTTCTATTCCTAGAATTCTAATTGCATTTAAGTTATCTTTATTCATTTTTTTCTCTCCAATGTAATTATATAAAAAAAATAATAAACAATTTAAATTGTTTATTATTTTTTTTCTTCATTTGGATTTACAATTTTTATACTTTTAAGTTGATTCTCAAAATTTTTTTTAAATATTTTTAAATATTCTTGCCTTAAATTATTTCTTTCAATGATTTCTGATTCTGTTAGACTTCTACTTTTAGCTAATTTAGCAAAATTATTAATTTTTTTTATAAGTTCGTCCATTTCCATGATATACCTCTATATTAATGGCTTTAACAGTTTTACAGAAACACCATATTCTGTTTTAGGTACTGTTATAGACACTTTCATTCCTTTAAATGTTTCAAAATTTATTCATCCTAAACCAGATATGTGGATATCAACTTTGTCAACTTTATCAAAGTCAAAATTATGAGTTACGAAATCATAATTAATATCTTTTAATCTTGGTGATAATGAATGTCTATGTTTTTTGAAATAATTCATTGCATTTAATGTTTTAGTTCTATGTAATGGTAGTCTTTTATTAACATAAAAATGAAAACTAGTTTTTTTTGGTTTTTGTTTTTCATTTAAAATCTCACCATCATCAAAACTAAATCATGCTAAGCCACCATAAAATATTGTTTGATCTTTGTATAATTGATAAGTAATTTGTTTTATTTCTTTTTGAAAAAAGAAATAATCTCAATAACTTGGTGCTGTTGCAATTGCAATATGTTTATGTTTTATTAAACCTGGTGTATCATAAATAAAATTATCTTTAGTAAAATTAATCTTTATTTTATCAAGTGTTGTATTAACATATTTTGAAGTAACTATTGATGGGATTTGTTGGTTCAGTCTTAAACAAGCATTTATTAAGCTTGATTTACCAGCATTAGATATACCTATAATGTATTGATCGTACTTAATTTTTCTTAACTCAAGTATTAAATTAAAAATATAACTATCTTTTATAGATGAAGTCAGCATAATTTTTGAGTTTTTTAATGGAGATGAACTAAAATAATCAGTTAAAAAATCCAATATTTTTTTACTGCTGACTGCTTTTGGCAATAAATCAACCTTATTAGCAAGTATTATCACTTCTTTTGTTGAAATTAACTTTTCTAACCAATCTAATCTACTTCCTGGTAAATCAAATATATCAACAACATAATAATATCTAATTTTTTCTTTTTCTTTATTTATGTTATCTAAAATTTCAATAAAGTCTTTATCATTTATATCTTGTTCAACAAGTCTGTTATAGTTTTTTATTTTAAAACATCTTAAACAATAGTCTTGTTTTTCAATATCAATAACATAACCTGGTATTTTTTCATCATTAATTTGTAACTCTTTCCCACATCCTACGCATTTTTTTGGACCATTACCATCAAAATTAGTTGTGTTACCAATGCCAGGTTCATATTCTTTAAGTGAAACTTTACTTGTTTGTTTGATTTTTTGTTCATTATTAGTTTTTGAAGTACTAATTAATTTGTTCTCTAAATCATTAACTTCTTTTTCAATTTCCTTAATTTTATTATTATCATCATTATTGTCATTAAAGAATTTCATAATTTCCTCCGATATCACCTTCGTCATAAAAACCTTCATGTAGAATATTTTTTTGAGCTAACTTTTTAAATAAACTATTTTCAAGATAATGAACCAATTTGTTGCTACTAACATCTCTATTTATTGGAGATATTAAAATACTTTTTATGTGAGCTCTATTAGCAACAAGTACATCAGTAACCAATTGATCACCAATTAATATCATTTCTTCTTCTTTATAATCAAAAAGTTTTTTAATTAGTTTCATTTTACCAAGCAAAGGTTTTTTACAATCTCAAAAATAATTATCTATTCCAGCTTTTTTTGCAAAATTTTCAACTCTACTTCTAATATTGTTTGAAAACAATACAAACTCCATATTATGATAATGAACATTTTTAATAAAATTTAAAACATCATTACTTGGAACTCTTTGATTCCATCCTATTAAGGTATTATCCATATCACATAGTAATAATTTAATACCACTATTTTTTAAAGATGCTAAATTAACCTTTTTATAACTCTCAAGATATATAGAAGGTTTAAAGTAATTTAGTAATAATGATTTTCTTTTGTAATTTTGCATGTTTCACCTTTAAATAATTATATTATAAAAATTATTTAAAAAGTATTTACTATTTATTTTTTTTATATTTTCTATCTTTATTTTCAACAGTTAAATTATCAATGTTTTTTTCATCATTAGTTATAGATTCTATTTGTGTTTTTTTATTAATTAATTTATTTTTTCTTTCAACATTAAAATGTCATACTAAAATTGCGACAATTATAAAAAATACAAATCCACCAAATATGAATAAAAAATCAATTAGTGATTTAACCCAATCAGTTTGTCAAGATTTTACACTTGGAATAACACCAAAAAAGAAGGCTATTCCAAGTAATACCAAAGTAATTATTGAAATAGTTATTGGTATTTTTTTATTTTTAAAAAATATAATGTCTCTTTCTTCATCATTAAAATTAATTCTTAATTTAATATAGGCTACAAAGTAAAAGAACATTTGAACAATTGCTAGTGTTGTTGCTGATTGAATTATTCTTGTTAAAAACTCACTAGAACCTTGATCTGTATCACCTGTTGTCGTTGCACCAACAATCAATAAAATTATCGCAACAACAATTGCTTGAATGTATAGAGCGTTTACTGGCGTACCATTTTTATCTGTTTTTGATAAAAATTTACCCATAACATTTTCTGGTACTTCTGAAAAGAAAACTTTTGCTGGTGCAGAAGTTCAAAAGAATAAAGAACCTATTCCATTTAACGCTGTTACTAATCCAACAATATGTATGATTGCTTTACCACCACCAGAATCAATGTCCAATCCTAAAATTGCTGGGAAAACATAATAATATGAGTTAGAAATTCCTCATTTTGTAATTTGACTTTGTGAAATTGTAAGACTTAATAAAATGGTACCCATAAACATCAAAAACACAACTAAAATAATACCGATTAGTGAAGCATTTCTAAAAGTCTTTGCACCACCTTTTGTATCTTTAATAAATACACTCATAGTTTCAATTCCGTTATAAGCAAATATTAATCATGGAAATGCACCAATAAATGATCATCAATCACCATCAAATCCATTTTCTTCATCAGTAATTGGATTAAATGAACTTGAATTCATATTGGTTAAAATACCTTTAGTTGGCAAAGTATAAAGTAATGCAATTATAATAAAAATTAAACCTAATAATAAGCTTGCTATTCCACCTATGTTTGTTACTTTACCTAATCATTTTGGTCCTTTTTTTGATACATAACTTCCTGTTCAAAATAAAATTATTGAAAATAATGTTAATGTTATAGCGCCAACTCTTGTTGAATTATCAGTTGAAAGACCACTATTATCAACTAAAATTTTAGCAATTTGATCAAATCCATTTGCACCATAAAAAAAGAAACTAAGTGCAATAACTGTAAAAGGTGCAATTGTTGCAAAAAAGAATAAGTTACCAAAATAACTTGATCAACTTGCAAGAAAACCTGCTTTTTTACCTAATGTAAAAACACAAAAACTACCCAAACCAGACTCTTGGTCTTTTAATTTTTTAACACTTCCAAATTCTGAAGTTATCATAACTAATGGAATAGCATAAATAGCACCACCAACTAAAAATAAAATGGCTGCTAATATTCCAAATTGATTTTGATTATTAA contains:
- a CDS encoding Vmc-like lipoprotein signal peptide domain-containing protein, with amino-acid sequence MNRFKKLLFSLLSLSIIATSTSTIVSCQVATDNTYKKLSDIQNLWDYKQYKTISVDSLNLNKESNNDREVLSNLSNEIIKLIGFRFNNFDVNETELKGKNTFFGNELDFNIYKSNDTLTKAIFSTSTGKIKDLKTILDHNFWDDSNKKDNKQEISLFFKYKLENESDDDLNTKFLDFKITNKPLFEYEFEKNGKINSIKYKKFGNLLTPDSSGEVENIKVDSYYNNSLSIIKDAKFEDNDNFKKINSNAIQNSVKGLFYSIYQKFGLSANDFELNLTNKEILNDKLEYTTMLQLFTPEEYLTYMSLHNKDIFKNLKNIAVSIFDSSDSSDSSKAIKEIFGLDNARFI
- a CDS encoding deoxyribonuclease IV, with translation MNKRDYFLGCHVGMNATNNYLVGSVEEAITNNANTFMFFTGAPQNTRRTETSKLKIKEFNELLIKYNFNKSKLVCHGPYTINLANTIKKDTFDLGVRLLKEEILRLNDIGVSKLVLHPGAAVGAELQVALDSLIKGLDMVLLDKDIINIDITVALETMSGKGTEICTNFDQLKYVLTNSKCNDKLSVCIDTCHINDAGYDIKNNLNDVINEFDLKIGLEKLSVIHLNDSKNEINSHKDRHHNIGYGKIGFDVLNKIVHNPIFKNIPIILETPWINNFCPYKDEIQMLDNSTFNNPFKDLIKE
- a CDS encoding riboflavin kinase, with protein sequence MLKIHYFNYLIKLKVIINESVVYISDFSNWSTFDNNNINKLKKIATELNCETSIILFRNKPLNEGLFNMDNIIKISKNLNIDNLIIYDYNDNYLSFNKLDLFNNMNNELLFKKVLIPENYYINKVFNTKTFKEFYNDNCIIIDDFNEKKLDSDAYISIVNNDFATFQKITGCFYKIDGVVQKGKQLGRTIGFPTINIIIKNKLIINYGIYACSVFIHHLNKTFIGAGCYWKNELNQEVFEVHILNFDMEIYDWTVTIQLLEWLRNNVKVNSLDELKQLLEKDVNYCKNKFNKEIYE
- the plsY gene encoding glycerol-3-phosphate 1-O-acyltransferase PlsY; the encoded protein is MFLGTILTCIAGYFIGSFSFSILVVKIKKGQDIRKLGSKNAGATNASRVIGLKWGILIMFLDSFKVVLTAVVALLFNLINSDLFNMTSFYIPLFFTLIGHCWPIYYKFKGGKAVSCFLGLILVTNFILFFVFIISGLLIFFTFKKVSLSSICASLLVCILMWVPYISGNNNFDINGLNFFNKAYSNGLYFVWFNKFHDLNKNYNFYDSFLTINIVTTISTLFLVYKHKANIKRLLSGTEPKFKKK
- a CDS encoding MBL fold metallo-hydrolase, with translation MLLYTFQDKNFRSTNGYLLCTEKNNAVLIDTGYREYKKIIDFTIKKNIIIKNIIITHGHFGHFYGLNEISEAHDKPNIYIGYSDLLNLFEPHKNTSLLFEGVEAYSVKPLDNLKVVLNDMTIQLDGYDFKIYLRKSHTSGSLVIEQDKINSVFSGDLITKGQDPLIIGAFEKGIEKSDIISTLKWFFSSFETSYQIYPGHGESKLTITEFVKNEIILQKYYLKFIDKF
- a CDS encoding YneF family protein — translated: MIPWWAGLIIAIVAAIIGGILGFIITRKVIQKQLKDNPPINENQIRAMYRSMGRKPSEADIKKTMNAVKRGK
- the tkt gene encoding transketolase; the protein is MNKDNLNAIRILGIEAINKANSGHPGIVLDAAPMCYALFVNQMIINPKNPKWINRDRFILSAGHGSALLYSILHLSGFNVSINDLKNFRQIGSITPGHPEFGITDGVEATTGPLGQGFAMGVGMALAESHLSEKYNKDNFKIIDHYTYVLCGDGDLQEGVCQEAISFAGRYKLNKLIVLHDSNDIQLDAKVSEAQSENMIKKFEAANWNTIRVNDGEDIDAINEAINEAKKQDKPTYIEVKTIIGFASTNQGTTKVHGAPLGNDIQNVKDKLNWKYNSFEIPQSIYDFYETNVSKKGQKCNDDWNDLFAKYKLEYPDLANELEMYINKNWKINIDELFSLNKNTTQATRVSSGETFNYISSKIKAFIGGSADLSESTKIKGPDGNYDYNNKLGRNIMYGVREFAMSAINNGIALHGGLYPIESGFFVFSDYMKPAIRLSALMGIQKLMVFTHDSIAVGEDGPTHQPIEQLAMLRSIPNISVYRPCDMTETIASYYDAICNNKNKPSIILATRQNLEELKHKDISRVVEDVNRGAYVLEEDTNSTITLIATGSEVSLALKVKEILNNNNKKVKLISMVNMNLFLKQDKEYIESIIDTKTKRYSIELSSTFGWHKFLGDDGFAFGIDTFGHSAPFNHVLDHINFDPITIANKILDMNK
- a CDS encoding DUF896 domain-containing protein — its product is MDELIKKINNFAKLAKSRSLTESEIIERNNLRQEYLKIFKKNFENQLKSIKIVNPNEEKK
- the yqeH gene encoding ribosome biogenesis GTPase YqeH produces the protein MKFFNDNNDDNNKIKEIEKEVNDLENKLISTSKTNNEQKIKQTSKVSLKEYEPGIGNTTNFDGNGPKKCVGCGKELQINDEKIPGYVIDIEKQDYCLRCFKIKNYNRLVEQDINDKDFIEILDNINKEKEKIRYYYVVDIFDLPGSRLDWLEKLISTKEVIILANKVDLLPKAVSSKKILDFLTDYFSSSPLKNSKIMLTSSIKDSYIFNLILELRKIKYDQYIIGISNAGKSSLINACLRLNQQIPSIVTSKYVNTTLDKIKINFTKDNFIYDTPGLIKHKHIAIATAPSYWDYFFFQKEIKQITYQLYKDQTIFYGGLAWFSFDDGEILNEKQKPKKTSFHFYVNKRLPLHRTKTLNAMNYFKKHRHSLSPRLKDINYDFVTHNFDFDKVDKVDIHISGLGWINFETFKGMKVSITVPKTEYGVSVKLLKPLI
- a CDS encoding YqeG family HAD IIIA-type phosphatase — protein: MQNYKRKSLLLNYFKPSIYLESYKKVNLASLKNSGIKLLLCDMDNTLIGWNQRVPSNDVLNFIKNVHYHNMEFVLFSNNIRSRVENFAKKAGIDNYFWDCKKPLLGKMKLIKKLFDYKEEEMILIGDQLVTDVLVANRAHIKSILISPINRDVSSNKLVHYLENSLFKKLAQKNILHEGFYDEGDIGGNYEIL
- a CDS encoding amino acid permease, translated to MSNRVKSLTKISIFLMSFSTIFGFRNIINNQNQFGILAAILFLVGGAIYAIPLVMITSEFGSVKKLKDQESGLGSFCVFTLGKKAGFLASWSSYFGNLFFFATIAPFTVIALSFFFYGANGFDQIAKILVDNSGLSTDNSTRVGAITLTLFSIILFWTGSYVSKKGPKWLGKVTNIGGIASLLLGLIFIIIALLYTLPTKGILTNMNSSSFNPITDEENGFDGDWWSFIGAFPWLIFAYNGIETMSVFIKDTKGGAKTFRNASLIGIILVVFLMFMGTILLSLTISQSQITKWGISNSYYYVFPAILGLDIDSGGGKAIIHIVGLVTALNGIGSLFFWTSAPAKVFFSEVPENVMGKFLSKTDKNGTPVNALYIQAIVVAIILLIVGATTTGDTDQGSSEFLTRIIQSATTLAIVQMFFYFVAYIKLRINFNDEERDIIFFKNKKIPITISIITLVLLGIAFFFGVIPSVKSWQTDWVKSLIDFLFIFGGFVFFIIVAILVWHFNVERKNKLINKKTQIESITNDEKNIDNLTVENKDRKYKKNK